TTATATATAGTTTGTCTTTAAAATCTTTGACAGCATCTTTAACCTGTTCCATTTCTTTTAAAAGTTCTTCTAAATCTACAACAACGCCGTTAGAAATGATATTTTTAACACCTTCGTGTAAAATACCGGATGGGATTAAGTGTAAAGTGTACTTTTTACCATTAGCTATAACTGTGTGTCCTGCATTACTTCCACCTTGATATCTAACAACATAATCAAATTCAGGAGCAAGAAGGTCTACTATTTTGCCTTTTCCTTCATCTCCCCATTGGGAGCCAAGAATTACCAAACTCTCTTTCAATTTTTACCTCCAATCATTCTTTATATACAAATTCTTTAATATTTTTTCTTTCCCAGTGTCCGATCGATGGAATTCCTTCTATAAACTCTTTTTGAATTTTTATAAGTCTTTCTATTCCAGATTTTCCATATTCAAGCATTTTATTAAAATCTTCTTGAGAAAATGTGTTTTCTTCACCGGTTGCCCCTATCTCTACAAACTCACCTTTACCGGTCATAACAAGGTTCATATCCACCTGTGCGTTTGAGTCTTCTGCATAATTAAGGTCTAAGACTATTTCATTTCTAACTTTTCCAACGCTTATAGCTGCAACATAATCTTTTAGAGGATTGGCTTTTACTAAATTTTGTTTTGTTAGTTTTATGCAAGCATCAGCAACTGCTATAAATGCCCCTGTAATAGATGCTACCCTTGTGCCACCGTCCGCCTGAATAACATCGCAATCTATCCAAATTGTTCTTTCCCCAAGTTTTTTAAGGTCAACCGCAGCCCTCAAGCTTCTTC
This region of Sulfurihydrogenibium sp. genomic DNA includes:
- the rph gene encoding ribonuclease PH, which translates into the protein MRPDGRKPAQLRPIKITRDFNIYAEGSVLIEFGNTKVIVTASVEDKVPPFLKGTGQGWITAEYSMIPRASETRSLREVVRGSPSGRTHEIQRLIGRSLRAAVDLKKLGERTIWIDCDVIQADGGTRVASITGAFIAVADACIKLTKQNLVKANPLKDYVAAISVGKVRNEIVLDLNYAEDSNAQVDMNLVMTGKGEFVEIGATGEENTFSQEDFNKMLEYGKSGIERLIKIQKEFIEGIPSIGHWERKNIKEFVYKE